One part of the Clostridium thermosuccinogenes genome encodes these proteins:
- the pta gene encoding phosphate acetyltransferase, translated as MNFLEQISKRAKENKKTIVLPESKDIRTLKAAAMVQQQGIADIVLVGNEDEIKQLAGDLDISKAKIVDPLKSDKFEDYVNSFYELRKAKGMTLEKAREIMKDELYWGVMMVKKGDADGMVSGAVHSTADTLRPALQILKTAPGTKLVSAFFVMVVPDCEYGHNGIFVYADSGLVENPNAEELSEIAIASAKSFRSLVQAQPKVAMLSYSTYGSAKSELTEKVIEATRLAKEKAPDLIIDGELQADAALVPSVGKSKAPGSNVAGEANVLVFPDLNCGNIAYKLTQRLAKAEAYGPITQGLAKPVNDLSRGCSAEDIVGVVAITAVQAQNS; from the coding sequence ATGAATTTCTTGGAACAAATCAGCAAGAGAGCAAAAGAAAATAAAAAGACAATAGTGCTTCCTGAAAGCAAGGACATCAGAACGTTGAAAGCAGCAGCTATGGTACAGCAGCAGGGAATAGCAGATATTGTGCTTGTCGGAAATGAAGATGAGATTAAACAGCTTGCAGGGGATCTTGATATTTCAAAGGCGAAGATAGTGGATCCTCTTAAATCTGATAAATTTGAGGACTATGTAAACTCCTTCTATGAGCTTAGAAAAGCCAAGGGAATGACTTTGGAAAAGGCCAGGGAAATTATGAAGGACGAGCTCTACTGGGGAGTTATGATGGTAAAGAAAGGCGATGCAGATGGAATGGTTTCCGGAGCCGTGCACTCCACTGCAGATACTTTGAGACCAGCACTGCAAATTCTTAAGACAGCGCCTGGGACAAAACTTGTTTCGGCCTTTTTTGTTATGGTTGTCCCGGATTGTGAATATGGACATAACGGAATATTTGTATATGCCGACAGCGGATTGGTGGAGAACCCCAACGCAGAGGAGCTTTCTGAAATAGCGATTGCATCGGCTAAATCTTTCAGAAGTCTTGTACAAGCCCAGCCTAAGGTTGCCATGCTGTCCTACTCCACTTATGGAAGCGCGAAAAGCGAGTTGACGGAAAAAGTTATCGAGGCTACCAGACTTGCAAAGGAAAAGGCTCCTGATCTTATAATTGACGGAGAGCTTCAGGCAGATGCCGCTCTTGTTCCATCTGTTGGAAAATCCAAAGCTCCGGGAAGCAATGTTGCGGGAGAAGCAAATGTATTGGTATTCCCGGACCTCAACTGTGGTAACATAGCGTACAAGCTTACTCAAAGGCTTGCAAAAGCAGAGGCTTACGGACCAATAACTCAAGGCTTGGCAAAACCTGTAAATGACCTTTCCAGAGGCTGTAGCGCGGAAGATATAGTCGGAGTTGTAGCGATAACTGCAGTGCAGGCACAGAATTCATAA
- a CDS encoding acetate/propionate family kinase — protein MKVLVINAGSSSLKYQLIDVSSKEVLAKGLCDRIGIEGSILKHTKSGGDPVIHEVSLPNHKVAIKEVINALLDKEIGVISDVSEIDAVGHRVVHGGEKFHYSVLIDENVMQALKDCIELAPLHNPPNIIGIEACKNILPDTPMVAVFDTAFHQTMPKHAYLYALPYDVYEKYGVRKYGFHGTSHKYVSERAAEMLGKPLEQLKIITCHLGNGASICAVSGGKSMDTSMGFTPLAGLAMGTRSGTIDPAVISYLMDKEKMSIKDINDYLNKQSGVLGISGVSSDFRDIQAAAEAGNERAALAIEIFCYRVKKYIGEYAAVMGGVDAVVFTAGIGENNPLVREKSVAGLEYMGIEIDLEKNQVKGKELDISKPSAKVRTLVIPTNEELAIAKETVAILSK, from the coding sequence ATGAAAGTTTTGGTTATCAATGCCGGTAGTTCATCTTTGAAGTATCAGCTCATTGATGTATCCAGCAAGGAAGTTTTGGCTAAAGGGCTTTGTGACAGGATAGGCATAGAGGGTTCCATTCTGAAGCACACCAAATCAGGTGGCGATCCCGTTATACATGAGGTAAGCCTGCCTAACCATAAGGTTGCTATAAAAGAAGTAATCAATGCTTTACTGGACAAAGAAATAGGAGTTATATCGGATGTGTCGGAAATAGATGCGGTGGGACATCGCGTAGTACATGGAGGAGAAAAATTCCACTATTCGGTGCTCATCGACGAAAATGTCATGCAGGCATTAAAGGACTGCATTGAGCTTGCTCCGCTGCATAATCCGCCGAACATTATCGGAATAGAAGCGTGTAAGAATATATTGCCCGATACACCTATGGTGGCTGTATTCGATACGGCTTTCCATCAGACAATGCCAAAGCATGCATATTTATATGCTCTGCCCTATGATGTTTATGAAAAATATGGCGTGAGAAAATACGGTTTTCATGGAACTTCCCACAAATATGTATCGGAAAGAGCAGCTGAGATGCTGGGCAAACCGTTGGAGCAGCTAAAGATAATTACCTGCCACCTGGGCAATGGTGCCAGCATATGTGCGGTTAGTGGAGGAAAATCCATGGACACAAGCATGGGCTTTACTCCTCTTGCCGGACTGGCGATGGGAACAAGAAGCGGAACCATTGACCCGGCGGTTATTTCATACTTGATGGATAAAGAGAAGATGTCCATAAAAGATATTAATGATTATCTCAACAAGCAGTCCGGCGTTCTTGGAATCTCCGGCGTTAGCAGCGACTTCAGGGATATACAGGCTGCAGCAGAAGCAGGAAATGAAAGAGCGGCTCTGGCAATTGAGATATTCTGCTACAGGGTCAAGAAGTATATAGGTGAGTATGCTGCTGTTATGGGAGGCGTAGATGCAGTAGTATTCACTGCCGGTATAGGAGAAAACAATCCTCTGGTAAGGGAAAAATCAGTAGCCGGTTTGGAGTACATGGGTATAGAAATCGACCTGGAGAAAAATCAGGTAAAAGGAAAGGAATTGGATATAAGCAAACCTTCCGCCAAAGTCAGAACTCTGGTTATACCTACTAACGAAGAGTTGGCAATAGCAAAAGAAACAGTGGCTATATTGAGCAAATAA
- a CDS encoding YceD family protein, with amino-acid sequence MKIDISDILKFDGASLDVKFEGSQEDFDIKSIDDDLIFADPIRFDGKLVNVSGVIKLDGSLEADYTAVCYRCLKKIDRRMKLDIKEEFVDASKDTDGEMYTYEGKYIDLGKALKDNIVLNLPMKQVCTSDCKGLCPKCGENLNEKECSCKEEYINPQMEVLKNFFNN; translated from the coding sequence ATGAAAATTGATATATCTGACATTTTAAAGTTTGATGGTGCTTCTTTAGATGTCAAGTTTGAAGGCTCTCAGGAAGATTTTGATATTAAATCCATAGACGATGATTTAATATTTGCAGACCCTATCAGGTTCGACGGGAAGCTGGTAAACGTAAGCGGTGTTATAAAGCTGGACGGAAGTCTTGAAGCTGACTATACTGCTGTATGTTACAGGTGTCTGAAAAAGATTGACCGGCGTATGAAGCTTGACATAAAAGAGGAGTTCGTCGATGCCTCAAAAGACACGGATGGAGAAATGTATACCTACGAAGGTAAATATATTGATCTGGGTAAAGCTCTAAAAGACAATATAGTTTTGAATTTACCCATGAAGCAGGTTTGTACATCCGACTGCAAGGGATTGTGCCCAAAATGTGGTGAGAATCTCAATGAAAAGGAATGCAGCTGTAAGGAAGAGTACATTAATCCACAAATGGAAGTTTTGAAAAACTTTTTTAATAATTAG
- the rpmF gene encoding 50S ribosomal protein L32, protein MANPKRRWSKARTGKRRSQWKLSVPGLARCPKCHTFKLPHRVCKECGYYDGKEIIKV, encoded by the coding sequence ATGGCAAATCCAAAGCGCAGATGGTCAAAAGCAAGAACCGGTAAGAGAAGATCCCAGTGGAAATTGTCCGTACCCGGTTTAGCAAGGTGTCCAAAATGCCATACTTTCAAGCTACCTCACAGAGTTTGCAAGGAATGTGGTTATTATGACGGTAAAGAGATTATTAAGGTGTAA
- a CDS encoding DUF512 domain-containing protein gives MKESFMVIQSIIPGSIAEEAGIEQGDALISINGQKVNDIFDYRFFITNEDLLLEIKKPDGEIWEIEIEKDEYEDLGIEFESSMDPKNCTNNCVFCFIDQLPKGMRETLYFKDDDSRLSFLMGNYVTLTNMKDDDIDRIIRYHMSPINISVHTTNPDLRVAMLRNRFAGNLMGRIKKLVDGGITVNCQIVLCRDINDGTELDRTIADLADMYPGINSISVVPVGITKYRGGLYPLKPYDRESAKQVVSQVEAWQKRLLQKNGSRVVYLADEFYIMAGIGIPDYEEYEDFPQIENGVGLIAQFRHEFDERFEELKSSPEGENTSSIPQVQRNVGIVTGVSAYGHISEMAGILAEEYKNLNIKVFDIKNEFFGENVTVTGLLTGRDIVSQLSGKDIGDELLICRCTLKAGEDVFLDDYTVAMVQDKLGVKVTVVENNGRDFVDAIIGVKDHIY, from the coding sequence TTGAAAGAAAGTTTTATGGTGATACAGAGCATTATTCCGGGAAGTATCGCCGAGGAAGCAGGTATCGAGCAGGGAGATGCCCTGATATCAATAAACGGACAGAAAGTAAACGACATATTTGATTACAGGTTCTTTATAACAAACGAGGACCTGCTGTTGGAAATTAAAAAACCTGATGGAGAAATCTGGGAAATTGAGATAGAGAAGGATGAATATGAGGATCTGGGAATAGAATTCGAATCTTCCATGGATCCTAAAAACTGCACCAATAATTGTGTTTTCTGCTTCATTGACCAGCTTCCCAAAGGCATGAGGGAAACTTTGTATTTTAAGGATGATGATTCCAGACTTTCGTTCCTCATGGGAAACTATGTGACGCTGACCAACATGAAGGATGACGACATAGACAGGATAATCAGATATCATATGTCGCCCATAAACATATCGGTGCACACTACAAATCCGGACCTGAGGGTTGCCATGCTCCGAAACAGGTTTGCCGGCAATCTGATGGGAAGGATAAAAAAGCTTGTTGACGGAGGAATCACCGTCAACTGTCAGATTGTTCTGTGTAGAGATATAAATGATGGCACGGAACTGGACAGGACCATAGCCGATCTGGCTGACATGTATCCGGGGATAAACAGCATTTCGGTTGTGCCGGTGGGCATAACCAAATACCGGGGAGGACTTTATCCGTTAAAACCTTATGACAGGGAATCGGCAAAACAGGTGGTTTCCCAGGTTGAAGCATGGCAAAAAAGGCTGCTTCAAAAAAACGGCTCCAGGGTAGTTTACCTTGCCGATGAGTTTTATATCATGGCAGGGATTGGAATCCCGGATTATGAGGAATATGAAGACTTTCCCCAAATCGAAAACGGAGTCGGTCTGATCGCCCAATTCAGGCATGAATTTGACGAACGCTTTGAAGAACTGAAATCCTCGCCCGAGGGTGAAAATACGAGCAGTATACCGCAGGTTCAAAGGAATGTCGGCATTGTCACGGGGGTTTCTGCCTACGGCCATATATCGGAAATGGCCGGCATTCTGGCAGAGGAATACAAAAATTTGAACATCAAAGTATTTGATATAAAAAATGAGTTTTTCGGAGAAAATGTAACAGTAACTGGATTGCTGACCGGAAGGGATATTGTTTCACAGCTTTCCGGAAAGGATATAGGAGATGAGCTCCTTATATGCCGGTGTACACTGAAGGCCGGGGAAGATGTATTCCTGGATGACTATACCGTTGCCATGGTGCAGGATAAGCTGGGAGTAAAGGTGACGGTGGTGGAAAACAACGGCAGAGATTTTGTAGATGCGATAATTGGTGTTAAAGATCACATATATTGA